GCTCTCATCAAGATGGAAAACTTATTATTTATCCTATGTTTGCTAATGATAGAAGACTAGAAAGGGCAAAATTTTTATCAAATTTAAAGGAAATTCAAAATAAAACTTCTATAACTGTTCTAGACTTAACCTATTTCGAAAAAGATGATAAGTTTTTAGAAGGTACTGGTGCTCTTGTTTTAGATAGAATTAACAAAATTGCATACTGTTCTCTTTCTCCAAGAGCAAACGAGGATGTTTTGAAAGAGTTTTGCAACCTTACTAATTATAAGGCTATAAAATTTCATTCAGTACAAAATATCAACAATATTCTAACTCCAATTTATCATACAAATGTTATGATGGGAGTTACTGAAAATTTTGTTGTTATTTGTTTAGATTCTATAACTGATCTAAAAGAAAGAGAAAAAGTTATTACTTCTATTTCAAATTCTGGAAAAGAGATTATAAATATAACTTTAAATCAAGTTCTTAAATTTTGTGGAAATGTTTTAGAATTAAAAAATCTAAAAGGAGATAGATATACTCTTATGTCTAAATCTGCTTTCCAAGGTTTTACAAAAGAACAACTAGAGATTATAAAGAAAAGTTCAGAAATTATATTCTCTGATATTACCACTATCGAAACTTATGGTGGTGGCTCTGTTAGATGCATGATTGCAGAACTTTTTTAATTAAAGGAGGAATAAAAATGAGAATTGACAAAACTGCTATTAGTTTTTATGACGATTACTGTGATGGGTATGGTGCTCCTGGTTCAACTGGAAACGGTTATGTTTCTGTTTTAAAAGTTTCTGTGGGAACTGTTCCTAAAACTGATGATATTTTAATTGATGGAATTGTTGCTTATGATAGAGCTGAGGTTAACGATGCTTATGTGGGACAAATAAATATGTTAACTGCCTCTTCATTTTGCGGATTAGCAGGACAAGTTTGGGGTTATGATCTAGCTAAACACGATTGTATTGCTAATGATTCTCATCCTACTGTTTTAGAAGTTCCACAATTTGATGGTTCTATTTTAAAAGTTTATGATGCTAAACCTCTTTTAGAAGCTGGGGTTGAACTTTTTGGAACTGAATCAAAAAGAAGATTTACTCCTTTACCTGGTTCTCATATGATTTGTGCTAATAAAGGTGTAACTGCATTTAGACCAAAAGAAAACAGAGAGTTTAAAGAAAATGAAGGATACGGTGTTTGGTGTTTTATCGCTATCTCCATAGCTAAAGATAGAAATAAAGATGCTAGCCTATTTATTGAGGATGCTGGAATTTGGACTGAAAATGATAATCCTGAAGATTTAAAAAAATTCTTAGAAGATCATAGAAAAGCAATTGTTTGGTCTGTTGTTGAATGTGGAAAAGATTCTCATGTTGCTTATGATAGAACTTACGTTGGTTTTGCTTATACAATTATGAAGCCTGGTGAAATTGGTAC
This portion of the Candidatus Cetobacterium colombiensis genome encodes:
- the ctlX gene encoding citrulline utilization hydrolase CtlX, with amino-acid sequence MNSQITSKVLMIKPTKFYYNVETAVNNAYQKDLKEDPNLVQARALNEFDSLVEKIKSVGIEVDVINDTSTPYTPDSIFPNNWFSSHQDGKLIIYPMFANDRRLERAKFLSNLKEIQNKTSITVLDLTYFEKDDKFLEGTGALVLDRINKIAYCSLSPRANEDVLKEFCNLTNYKAIKFHSVQNINNILTPIYHTNVMMGVTENFVVICLDSITDLKEREKVITSISNSGKEIINITLNQVLKFCGNVLELKNLKGDRYTLMSKSAFQGFTKEQLEIIKKSSEIIFSDITTIETYGGGSVRCMIAELF
- the hdcA gene encoding histidine decarboxylase, pyruvoyl type; this encodes MRIDKTAISFYDDYCDGYGAPGSTGNGYVSVLKVSVGTVPKTDDILIDGIVAYDRAEVNDAYVGQINMLTASSFCGLAGQVWGYDLAKHDCIANDSHPTVLEVPQFDGSILKVYDAKPLLEAGVELFGTESKRRFTPLPGSHMICANKGVTAFRPKENREFKENEGYGVWCFIAISIAKDRNKDASLFIEDAGIWTENDNPEDLKKFLEDHRKAIVWSVVECGKDSHVAYDRTYVGFAYTIMKPGEIGTSLTCGPYVTLARNAIPEKGFGELNNLTLSQWLSVQGLEPIVKK